In the Gorilla gorilla gorilla isolate KB3781 chromosome 1, NHGRI_mGorGor1-v2.1_pri, whole genome shotgun sequence genome, TGGGACCAGACTAACTGGGGAGTGTAGTCTCGCGCAGCCACCCAAATGAAGTGTTGTGAGAGCAGGCTCTGAGCGAGGTGGGGCCCTAGGCTgtgcagacacagacacaaactGAGCCTTTCGGTCCCTGTCCTTAGGGAACGCACAGTCCCACAGAGGATCCTGACAGGTAGGGTGATGCATCCatgagaagggaggaaagaagtaGAGGGACTCACACAGCAGGAACATCACCCCCACAAGTGCAGGGCAGGCTGAGATGTCCCTCTGCACACATCAGGGACCTGCAGCTGAGATATTAGGGTGGGAAGGAGTTAGCCAGgctccaggaggcagagaaagaataTTCTAGGGATGCATACAAGTCCAGGGTGAAAACGTGGAGGTTAGTGTGATGGGGGTGCAGTGGGCCAGGCATGGGAGGTGAGTGTGAGCCACACCCTGAAGGGCTGTGCCCCCAGGGCTCTGCTACACTCACCCCAACTCTGGTCTTAGAGAAGCCAGGACAGGGCATCCAGGTCTCTAACCCAGCTCAGAGAGGGCAGGACATAGAAGAGGGGGAGCTCCCTCAGTCCCTGGAGGTCCTCAAGgaagaagccaaggtgggaggggcCCTTGGGGGGGTGCCCTGGGGCTCCCTTCCATCTCTGCAGCACCACCTCCGATGCCTCAAGCCCAGGAGGGTGGGAGTGGTCAGAGCAGCTGCTTGCCCTTCCTGCCTTCCCAGCCCCTGGGCCAGCGTGGGAGGTAGACAGCCACCCATCATCCTTCTCCAGCCCCAGATGCCTGTGGGGCTGGTTTGCTGGGGATCTAAATACCTTGTTGAGGGGTGTCCCTGGGACTGGGGATTTCCCTGGATCTGTCATTCTGAAGATACCCAGGTAGTGGGGTAGGGGCTCTCTGAGCCTGGGATGTCCAGGGTGGTGGCATCTCTAGTACCATCTTTCCCAAACACCCAGGGAAGGGTGAAGCAAACGCAACTGCAGGGTTGGTGAGGCTGCCAGGTTCTGGGCCTTGTCCCTGCAATGTGCTTCTAAGGGGAAGGGCCCTCAGCATTGGAATTTAGGTGGGGAAGCTGGGGGCTGCTCCCTGGTGCCAATTTCCCTGCTGATGGGGACATGGGAAACTCCCTGGTGCTGCTGCACAGCTGGCTCTTGGGGCGTAGGGATGTCCAGTAACCACAAGCAGGACCCCACTGCAAGTACAAGGGTAACTTTATTGACCCCCAGCTGGGCACTGCTTGGCCCCTACATCATTACCCCCCTATTTTGGCTGTTGCCCCCATGGCACTGCCTGTCAACTTCTACAACCTGGTGATGTCTGGCATCAACCCCTCCCAAAGATGGAGGGGATTCTCTTGCGAGTGATGGTGGCAGCTGTTTCGGGGGCACAGGGCTAAGGCTGAGACCTGTCACCTCAACTGAAGCAGAAGAGGTGGATTATGGCATTGGCCacgaagaaaaggaaaatgcctCCGCTCATGTTGCTGGATGCTGAGGGGCTGCTGGTTTGGCTGGTGTCGTTTTGTCCTGAGAGTCCAGTTTGTATCTGCAGGAGGAGAAGTGGGATAAGCTcaggggactttttttttttttttttttttttttttttgaggtggagtctcgctctgtcacccaggctggactgcagtgatgcgatctcggctcactgcaccctccacctcccgggttcaagtgattctcctgcctcagcctcctgagtagctgggactataggcacgtgccaccacgcccggctaatttttctatttttagtagagacggggtttcaccatgttggtcaggctggtctcgaactcctgacctggtgatccacccgcctcggcctcccaaagtactgggattacaggtgtgagccaccgtacccagccctcAGGGGACTTTTGAATAGCGTGTTTGTTTAAAGATGCAGTCCCCTTTCTACCCTCCCTGCCCTCCATCCGCCCACCTCCATAAAACAGTCCTCAGTTCTGCCCCATGTGACCACTACTTCTTCCACAAGGTCCTGTCAGGAAGTTTGGCTGCTTCCTGCTTTGACACAGGCAGGGACAGAGGTGATCACTGCCCCTGCCCCCCCCCTTTCACAGaacctttctgtttttttgagatagagtttcgctcttttgcccaggctggagtgaagtggcatgatctcaggtcactgcaacctccagccctcaacctcccgagtagctgggattataggcacccgccatgacacccagctaatttttttttttttttcccgagacagagtcttgctctgtcgcccgcccaggctggagtgcagtggcgtgatctcagctcactgcaagcttcacccccaggttcacgccattctcctgcctcagcctcccgagtagctgggactacaggcgcccgccaccacgcccggctaatttctttttgtatttatggtagagacgaggtttcaacgtgttagccaggatggtctcgatctcctgacctcatgatccacccgcctcagcctcccaaagtgctgggattacagacgtgagccagcgcgcccggctcgcccagctaatttttgtatttttagtagagacgggattttgtcatgttggccaggctggtcttgaactcctgacctcaggtgatccgcctgcctcggcctcccaaagtgctgggattacaggcgtgagccaccgtgcccggtcacagaacctttcttttcacctcTCCCCAGCCACCAGCCCTTCTGGCATAGAGGGAGACAGGGGAACCCTGGCCCTTGACCTTCCTAGCCTGGCAAAGGGCTtagcttccctgagcctcagtttcatcttcTGAGTGGGGAGAAGTTCATCACAGTTGTGAAGGTCACATGAGCCAGGGCTGAGTGAGAAAGCACTTGGCAAAGCGTGGGTGGCTGGATGTAGGGTGGGGAAGTGGCCAGATGGTGATCGAGCTGTCCTTAATGCTTGATGGAGCTGCAACTAGAACTGTTCTTGATGGAGATTAAGCTAGTTTTGATGGTGATCAAGCTGTTCTTGATCAAGAACTTGATGGCTCCGGTCTGCTGTACTGACTCCCCTCTGGGCACCTGGGATGCTACCAAAGCTGCCTCCTGGAATAGCAGTCGCTTTTGAGACTCCAGTTGTTTCTGAAATGGGACAGTCCTGTCTTCTTTGCATTCCTGAACATCCAGGCTTCTCTCTGGCAGGGGAGTGGGGGTTGGAGTGTCCCCTGTCACCTCCATAACCACAGCAGGCTCCACTTGGACATCTCCTGGCCTCTCCCCAAAGGACCATCTCCCCAGACTCCCTGTGGGCCGATGCCTTCCTCACTCAGGGTTGTCTTCCCAAGTCTCTTAGTTCTCTATTATTCCACAACACCCCTTGGGTGCCCCAATGCGCCTAGCACCCTGTAAGTGCTCCCCAGCTGTGGATACAGGTTTCTCTCAGGGCAGCCCGCAAGCAGTGCAGCCCCAGCCAGAAGAGCTGGAAGGCTGGGCGGCCAGGCCCGCTGTGTCCCCAATTTTCCTGTTGGAGTCCATCTGCTGTGCTCTCAGGAGAGAAGGCTGGGTCTCTGGGAGCTCACATCCTGTATGCCCTCCCTCCATGCCAAGCAACTTTGGGGAGTCCTGGCAGTGGTGCCAGGCGTTGCTCTTACCTGTACCATAACCAGGAGGCTGATGGTgagtaggaggaagaggaagcGCTTCATTTTGGTAGGATCTTCGTGGCTGTCTTGGTAGCAGCTTTTTAGGTGATCTCAGGGCTGTCTGGAGGCTTCTTTTGGTTGAGCTGCttttgaaccaggaggcagaggaggcggGGTGAGgtagggagaggaaggagggctTACAAGGTGGAGGAGGGGTGTGGCTTCCTTTCTGCAGATCTGGGGGTGGATAATACCAGGCCCTAGGTTCTAAGGCCCTGGCTGGGGGAGCAGGCTAGATTGGAGATTGGAGATAGGGGAGAGGTCAATCCAGAGGCAACAGTGGGAGTAAGTAGGGCCCGAGGCCTGGAATCATGCATCCTGCAGGCTGAATCCTGGTTTAATCACTGACCAGCTCTGAGACCCTGGGCCAGAAACTCTACCTCTCTGACCCTTTAACAAAAGAACTGCCGGATTGCATGTAATAATAACCAATTTAAAAAGAGCCAGAACATAGCAGATATTCCGTAAATGAGTTTGTTGTTTAAAGAAGATTGGGGCAGGGTATAGGAGCTGAAGGAGAAGGGCTGGGATAGATTTATGTTTCAAGGGAAGGTTGTAGATGGGCTGCAGGTTCTGAATGAAAGCTTGGGAAATGTTTAGATTGTGGAAGGGTTGATGGATTTCTGTGAAGGTGCTGGAGGTGAGGAATCAGGAAGCCTGGTTTCAGTTGGGCTTtccctctctaggcctcagttcctcatttCAAGGAACTGGGAAGACTGAAATAGATTATTTCTGAAGTTTGTTAAAacctagtgttttgttttgttgttgttggtttttttgtttttttttttttaaacagagttttgctctgtgcactggcatgatctcggcttactgcaacctccacctcctgggttcaagcaattatcctgccttagcctcccacatagctgggactacagtgcgtgccaccacgcctggctaattttttgtattttttttttttttagcggagacggggtttcaccatgttggctaggctagtctcgaatgcctgacctcaagtgatccacctgcctcggtctctcaaagtgctgggattacaggcatgagccactgcgcccagccaagacctAGCATTTTGTGATTTGGGTAGAGAAAGTAGCAAGCAGATGGGTTGTTTGTATTAGCTGAGGATGAATGGGAGGGGAGCGAGGGAAGGGACAAGTGGGTGACTAAGCTGCAGTGGAAGGGGACTGGGGTGAGGGAGTGGCTGTGAGGGcccagggaggggtggggggatgAGAGGAATCCCAAAGCTGCCTGGATAGTGCTCCATGCTTTATGCATTCCCTCACTTGATACCCTCTGTGGTGCTCTGCAGCAGGTGTTATGTTTATCCCCATTTGACTGGtaaaaaaactgaggcttagatgttaagtgacttgctAAGGTCGTAAATGGTGGAGCCAGTCTCATTTGACCTTGAATCCAGGTCTGTCTGAAGCCACAGCCATGTACGTAACCTCTGGGGCTGCCCTAGAATTCATCCATTAAGTCTTGATTCCCTGCCACTCCCGCCCCCTCCCCTACACCAACTCCCCCCAGGCCCCAGGAGTTGGTCACCACAACCCCAGCTCTGGCCCACTCTCCCTTCACACTCTCCCTTCCTTAGTCTACTTTAGGCCTCATTTACATGCTAGGTAGTAAAGGGAAAACTCCCCTCACTTCTCTTCTATTGTTTTGGGCCTTGTGTTGCAAGCCCAGGGGAGATCTGGCTGAGGCTGAGTCCAAAGAAAAACagaggccgggcatgggggctacgcctgtaatcctagcagtttgggaggctgaggcgggcagataacttgagcacaggagtttgagaccacccgggcaacataggaaggccccatctctcaaaaaaaaaaaaaaaaaaaaattagccgggcatagtggcacaaaCCTatatctcagctacttgggggctgaggcaggaggattgcttgcacctgggaggtccaggctgcaatgagccatgattgtggcactgcactccagccagggtgacagagcaagaccctgtctcaaaaaaaaaaaaaaaaaaagggccggggaacagtggctcacgcctgtaatcccagcattttgggaggccgaggtgggtggatcacctgaggtcaggagttcaagaccagcctggccaacatggtgaaaccctgtctctactgaaaatacagaaattagccaggtgtgctggcacatgcctgtaatcccagctactcgggaggctgaggcaggagaatcacttgaacccgggagaaggaggttgcagtgagccgagatcgtgccattgcactccagcctgagcgacaagagaaaaactccatttcaaaaaaagagaagagaagaaaagaagaactgAGAGTCAAAGCTGATGAGAGAAAGCCAGGAAGtggagagggaggggcagggagggagagaagagggaggagccCCCAGCCATCCATCACCCTCTTTCCCCATCCCTGCCCTTTCACCCAGAGGTCTCTCCTCACCCTTGACTCAAGTTCTCAGCTGTCTTTGGTGTGCCTGTGGGGGTGAGTGATTCTGGGGTTCATGAGAGTCAGGGAGGTGTCCTGTGCCAGAAGGGCACCAGCCCAGAAGACAGGATACCCGTGTTGAAGTCTGAGATTACTCCGCTGAAAATGAGCTCCATCACACTGTGCAATCTTCTCCCCTCTTACAAAGAGGCAGCCAGACAGGACGAGCCTGGGGCCAGCCGTGTTATAGTTTCCCATGCTGGAGATGCATGCGAGGATACTAAATGCCAGACTcttatttgtaaacattttcttgcAAACCTCAGAAGCTTCATTTTCACCTCCTGACACCCTGAGGAGTATCTTCTACAGTCCATGTATTTCCTCTGCAAGGAAAGCCCTTCTCCAATTATTTTACctggcaaattctttttttttcccccttgagacaggttcttgccgttgtcacccaggctggagtacaagtggtgcagtcatagctcactgtaacctcgaactcctgggctcaagcaatcctcccgcctcatcctcctaagtacctgggactacaggtgcatgccaccatgcccagctaatttttggggtGGTGGAGggtggagttttgctatgttgcccagactgcaaaCTCTTCTTTATTCTTCAAGATTTAGCTTAGAAGCCCCTTCCCCAGGGAAACTTTCCACTTTCCCTAGGAAACTCAAAGTTCCTAAATGTTCGAAGGGCCCTTTCTGTTGACCTCTGTTCTAAAGATTGTGTCTACCAAGAATATGGTCTGTCCCTTGTGGGTTGGGACTAGATTTTGTCACTTCTCTTACTCAGCGAAGCACAGAACATGGCACAGTGTAGGTGTCAGGGACTGCCGGAAGAATGAGTGCGTGTATTCATCTAGATCTATTCCCACCTCCGAGCCTAGTAGTCCTGCATTTATTCatccagtaaatatttactatggGGCAACAGTAAAGTCAGTACTGAAAAGTTACCAATGCAGAAAAGAAATAAGGGACTGAGAGAAGCAAGCCCTTTATATGGAGCTGCTTTCCTCCTAAAAGTATGCCACTAGCAGAGGGGACAACTGAGAAACTGAGCTGAGCTTTCTCACCTTCACATACTTACAAATGTATGGGAGAAAAACTATAGTTCTAGATCCTCTAAGAAAGGGGAGCCCTGACAAACTCCCCCCACCTAGGCTTTGGGTTGGACCACGGGGAGTGAGAGTAAACAGGAAACAACAGCCCAACCctcaaagaaattgaagacaacaTGACCAAAAAGCAGAAACAGATAATAGAAAGTTATACAAAAGATCCAGATAATGGAATAGTCAATCAAATTTTCAAATAACTATGCTTACTATACTTAAAGACATTTTCCTCTTCTGCCCTCTGAGCAGCAGGACAAGATTGAGAACTAGAAATTATAGTAAAGAACcggacgggcgcggtggctcacacctgtaatcccagaactttgagaggctgaggcaagtcgatcacaaggtcaggagatcgagaccatcctggctaacacagtgaaaccctgtctctactaaaaatacaaaaacttagccgggcgtggtggcgggcacctgtagtcccagctactcgggaggctgaggtaggagaatggcatgaacctggaaggcagagcttgtggtgagccgagatcgtgccactgcactccagcctgggcgatggagcaagactaagtctcaaaaaaaaaaaaaaaaagaaaaataattatagtaaagaaccaaatggaaattctagaactgagAAATATGGTAATAAAAATTAGGAACTCAGTGGATAGGTTTAACATCAGATTGGGCACAACTGAAGTGAAAATTAGTGAAGTGAAGTAAAGAttgtaagaaaatattattagagcagAATGTGTTTATTGGGTGCCTGCTGTGTACCAGGTACTGAactaggcactgggaatacagcagtgaCATAAAGACACGGTCCCTGGTATTATGGAGCTGATATTTGAGTGGGGGAAGACTAATAAAAAACAATGGTAATTTCAGATGTTCACAAATGGCATCAGGAAATCAAGGGGGTAAtgtgagaagaagaagaagtgaaACGTGGGGAGGATATATTCTAGGTCAGTGGTCAGGAAAGACCACTCAGAGGAAATGTGTGTGCTGAGACCTGCAGAACAAGAGAAGACCAGGCATGCAAAGCACCTTAGATCACCATTCCATCCCAGTTCCACAGTGTCTTTTGATGACTGTCCCTGGGGCCTAGCACAGTCTCACATAGGCCAGGTTCTCCAAATGTCCTTGGTCAATGATAGAATGGAAtacagcagggagggaggaaggagaagagagttATAGCACACATCACAGTGTGATCCGCCTTGAATTTTTCATCCTCACTGAGACAGGGCTGGGATTCAGTAGCATCATACAGCATCCAAGGTGAATcttcatccacccattcattcaccTATCCACGCACCCACCTATCCATTCAGTCTTTTGctcattcactctttttttttctttctttcttttttttttttttgagacagagttttgctcttgttgcccagtctggagtgcaatggcgggatctcagttcactgcaacctccacctcctaggttcaagcgattctcctgcctcagcatcctgagtagctgggattacaggtgcatgccaccacgcccagctaatttttttgtatttttagtagagacggggtttctccatgttggccaggctggtctcaaactcctaacctcaggtgatctgcccacctcggcctcccaaagtgctgggattacagtcgtgagccactgtgtccagcctcattcactcttttaattaatttattgacacctactgtgtgtcaggcaagGTGAATGAGTGAGGGTCCTTTCCCCTGAGGAATTTATAGTCCAGCAGGGAGACCCATACGAAAATCACAAAACTGAAGAAGAAATGCTataatgggccaggcgtggtggttcatgcctgtaatcccagcactttgggaggccgaggcgggcagatcacctgaggttgggagtttgaaaccagcctggccaacatggagaaaccccgtctctactgaaaatacaaaaaattagctgggcgtggtggcatgcacctgtaatctcagctactcaggatgctgaggcaggagaatcgcttgaactcagaggtggagattgcagtgagctgagatcctgccattgcactccagcctgggtgacagaaagagattttgtctcaaaaaaagagaaatgctatAATGGCAGCAGGGCTTTTGAGAGTGGATTGTAGAGTGTGGTTCTGCTTGCAGGTGAGTGGGGATGAACCAGAGATGATTTCATGGGGGAGGGGACATTTGAACTTGTTGAAGGATCGAGTGGGAATTTTCCCAAATGGAAAAGGCAAGAGGATGTTCTCATTGGAAGGAGAGGCCAGAACGTAGGGGAGAACATGACGGTTTCTGGAACGTGAGAAAGGCGGAACCCAAAATAGGAGGGCTCTAAATATCAGGCTAAGCTGTAGATGATGAGGGCTTCGTCTAAGGTGGTGGTGATGTGGGTGGAGAAGGGAGAAGGTGGAAGAGATAGCTAGATTTGTATTCTGCTAAAGAGACTTGGAGGAACTCTCTCCTTTATTATTTACCTTTTACTTCCTGAGCTAGTAGAACTCAATAAACTCTTTAACCTCAGAGGGGTCATAACTGATAAGGCTCTTTCAGGAAATGACCTAAAAGCAAAGCAGACTCTGTCCACTCTCAAGAATAGAGacttgtggctgggtgcggtgggtcatgcctgtaatcccagcactctg is a window encoding:
- the CD52 gene encoding CAMPATH-1 antigen — translated: MKRFLFLLLTISLLVMVQIQTGLSGQNDTSQTSSPSASSNMSGGIFLFFVANAIIHLFCFS